The following are encoded together in the Plasmodium vinckei vinckei genome assembly, chromosome: PVVCY_12 genome:
- a CDS encoding coenzyme Q-binding protein COQ10 homolog, mitochondrial, putative, which translates to MIVGIAPCKLAANKIIKRSYSILLDKFINSKEIIYRKNVDIFCKNNIFFYTILNVDEYKNFLPYVTDSEITYKCEEYFNAVLQIENIIFKERYKSIIKYKYPTTITVSSHDTNLFHHLITEWDIKDKQNYLNVNFYINFRLKNKLYQNFMNLYINELGRNILYAFIKEAKSNSLKNVDSFLDNFKIK; encoded by the exons ATGATAGTTGGTATTGCGCCATGCAAACTTGCTgcgaataaaataataaaaagaagtTACTCTATACTTCTTgacaaatttataaattctaAGGAAATCATTTATCGAAAAAATgttgatattttttgtaaaaataatatatttttttacacaatCTTAAACGTAGacgaatataaaaattttttaccCTATGTAACT gaCAGTGAAATAACTTATAAATGTgaagaatattttaatgcTGTTTTACAAAtcgaaaatattatttttaaggaAAGATATAAATCAATAATTAAGTATAAATATCCTACAACAATAACG gtTTCGAGCCATGATACTAActtatttcatcatttg ATAACTGAGTGGGATATTAAggataaacaaaattacctaaatgttaatttttatataaattttagg ctaaaaaataaattataccaaaattttatgaacCTGTACATAAACGAATTAGGAAGGAATATATTGTATGCTTTTATTAAGGAAGCAAAATCTAATAGTTTGAAAAATGTAGATTCTTTTCTCGACAacttcaaaataaaataa
- a CDS encoding 26S proteasome regulatory subunit RPN10, putative, with product MSNIEATIICIDNSDYNMNEDIVPNRFMSQIDCVNVLCCNKTSMHYKNSIGVLVMAGDGIKVKVSLTNDIGQLLSCIHDIKIDGSCDIIRSLLIAQLALKHRVDKNLEQKIIIFIGSPIEVNEKQLINTGKQLKKNNISIDIISYGNINKNRDKLNKLFESTNNNGNCRIIECPEDEDNLSKYVLNKILSNSNFNMNNLDEDEQLITAMELSMSTANNARDGTNTSSNNNTQSGSNINSRKNPNDLPTIQDIENMKDIDNELKEALLLSLREYNEKNKTDNESQGENINNKINSDLKNGEDITIVNEEYKNVFDNEKNGLQKKQTEEKKENESYEKVFKICKDESIDDENNKFQVNPNIYANAENGNNKTKDNKNASSIQDTSYISQILEKIPGNSTNLLDKNSDTEKEGDNKDSK from the exons ATGAGTAATATTGAGGCGACGATTATTTGTATAGATAATAGTGACTACAATATGAATGAGGATATTGTCCCTAACCGATTTATGTCACAA aTTGACTGCGTAAATGTCCTATGCTGCAACAAGACGAGTATGCATTACAAAAATAGCATAGGTGTGTTAGTTATGGCAGGTGATGGGATAAAAGTAAAAGTTTCATTAACAAATGATATTGGTCAATTATTGTCATGTATtcatgatataaaaatagatgGATCATGTGATATAATTAGGAGTTTACTTATTGCACAGTTAGCTTTAAAACATAGAGtagataaaaatttagagcaaaaaattataatttttattggaAGTCCTATAGAAGTTAATGAAAAACAATTAATAAACACTGGgaaacaattaaaaaaaaataatatatctattgatataattagttatggaaatataaataaaaatagagataaattaaataaattatttgaatctacaaataataatggaaatTGTAGAATTATAGAATGTCCTGAGGATGAAGACAATTTAagtaaatatgttttaaataaaattttaagtaatagtaattttaatatgaataatttaGATGAAGATGAGCAACTGATAACTGCAATGGAATTATCTATGAGTACTGCCAATAATGCAAGAGATGGTACAAACACAtcttcaaataataatacacaaTCGGGAagtaatataaattcaCGAAAAAATCCAAATGATTTGCCAACTATTCAGGATATAGAAAACATGAAAGACATTGATAATGAGTTAAAGGAAGccttattattatctttaagagaatataatgaaaaaaataaaactgaTAATGAAAGTCAAggtgaaaatataaataataaaataaattcggatttaaaaaatggagaAGATATTACAATAGTTAatgaagaatataaaaatgtttttgataatgaaaaaaatggtttacaaaaaaaacaaacggaagaaaaaaaagaaaatgaaagttatgaaaaagtttttaaaatatgtaaagaTGAAAGTATAGacgatgaaaataataaatttcaaGTTAATCCAAATATTTATGCTAATGCAGAAAACGGGAATAACAAAACAAaggataataaaaatgcttCATCAATACAAGATACAAGTTATATCTCTCaaatattagaaaaaatcCCAGGAAATTCAACTAATCTActtgataaaaattcagATACAGAAAAAGAAGGTGACAATAAGGATTCcaaataa
- a CDS encoding proteasome subunit alpha type-6, putative, which translates to MVRQSQSMYDRHLTIFSPDGNLYQIEYAIKAVKNTNITSLGVKGENCAVIISQKKMATQYITQDKLLDYNNITNIYNISDEIGCSMVGMPGDCLSMVYKARSEASEYLYNNGYNLNVETLCRNICDKIQVFTQHAYMRLHACSGILIGMNEENKPELYKFDPAGFCAGYRACVIGNKEQESISILERLLEKRKKKIQQDTLEEDIQNTIILAIEALQAILAFDLKANEIEMAIVSKNNPNFVQLSEKEIDNYLTFIAERD; encoded by the exons ATGGTACGACAATCACAGAGTATGTATGATAGGCATTTAACCATCTTTTCTCCTGATGGAAATCTTTATCAAATAG AATATGCTATAAAAGCAGTTAAAAACACCAACATAACATCCTTAGGTGTAAAGGGAGAAAATTGCGCTGTCATTATTTCTCAAAAGAAAATGGCAACACAATATATAACTCAAGATAAGTTATtagattataataatataacaaatatatataatatatctgATGAAATTGGATGTTCCATGGTTGGTATGCCTGGAGATTGTCTTAGTATGGTTTATAAAGCAAGATCCGAGGCTtctgaatatttatataataatggatACAATTTAAATGTTGAAACATTATGTAGAAATATTTGCGATAAAATTCAAGTATTTACCCAACATGCTTATATGAGATTACACGCTTGCA gTGGAATACTCATTGGAATGAATGAAGAGAATAAACCTGAActttataaatttgatCCAGCAGGTTTTTGTGCTGGGTATAGAGCATGTGTTATTGGAAACAAAGAACAAGAAAGCATAAGTATTTTAGAAAGATTATTGGAGaagagaaaaaagaaaatacaaCAAGACACATTAGAAGAAGACATACAAAATACTATTATACTAGCCATTGAAGCATTACAAGCCATTCTTGCTTTTGATTTAAAAGCTAATGAAATTGAAATGGCTATAGTGTCAAAAAACAATCCAAATTTCGTTCAACTAagtgaaaaagaaatagaCAATTACTTAACTTTTATCGCAGAAAGagattaa
- a CDS encoding tyrosine--tRNA ligase, putative, producing MLKILNTRTFFNLASHKSKYFFYKQMETINIKKEDNETEVKVPQEIHDEEVEKRYNDIISIASECIQPEELKLKLLQKRKLICYDGFEPSGRMHIAQGLLKSHIVNTLTNNGCTFIFWIGDWFAQLNNKMSGDLNKIKKVGQYFIEVWKSCGMDMENVQFMWASDEINKNPDKYWSTVIDISRSFNINRIKRCLTIMGRTEGEDNYCSQILYPCMQCADIFFLNVDICQLGTDQRKVNMLAREYCDIKKIKKKPVILSHGMLPGLLEGQEKMSKSDENSAIFMDDNEADVNRKIKKGYCPPNVIENNPIFAYAKTIIFPRYKEFNLTRKEKNGGDKLYLTIEEMEKDYIRGDIHPLDLKDNVALYINKMLQPVRDHFQNNAEAKKLLSEIKKYKVTK from the exons ATGCTAAAAATTCTGAACACGAGaacatttttcaatttgGCTAGCCataaaagtaaatattttttttataagcaAATGGAaactattaatattaaaaaggagGATAATGAAACTGAAGTGAAGGTACCACAAGAAATACATGATGAAGAAGTAGAAAAAAGATACAATGATATCATATCAATTGCTTCTGAATGTATTCAACCCGAAGAATTAAAACTAAAACTTTTGCAAAAAAGAAAGCTAATTTGCTATGATGGCTTTGAACCATCCGGCCGCATGCACATAGCTCAAG GACTACTGAAAAGCCATATTGTAAACACACTAACCAACAATGGATGTACCTTCATCTTTTGGATTGGTGATTGGTTCGCTCAacttaataataaaatgtctggagatttaaataaaataaaaaaggttggacaatattttattgaagTATGGAAAAGTTGTGGTATGGATATGGAAAATGTTCAATTTATGTGGGCTAGTGacgaaataaataaaaacccGGATAAATATTGGTCCACAGTTATTGATATATCAAGaagttttaatattaatcgAATTAAAAGATGTTTAACTATAATGGGACGAACTGAAGGAGAAGATAATTATTGTTctcaaattttatatccaTGTATGCAATGTGCagatatattctttttaaatGTCGATATTTGCCAATTAGGGACAGATCAAAGAAAAGTAAATATGTTAGCTAGAGAATATTgtgacataaaaaaaataaaaaaaaaacctgTCATTTTATCTCATGGAATGTTACCAGGTTTATTAGAGGGACAAGAAAAAATGTCAAAGTCAGATGAAAACTCTGCAATTTTTATGGACGATAATGAAGCCGATGTTAATaggaaaattaaaaaaggcTATTGCCCTCCAAATgtaattgaaaataatccTATTTTTGCATATGCAAAAACTATAATTTTCCCACGTTATAAAGAGTTTAACTTGACTAGGAAGGAAAAGAACGGAG GAGATAAACTATATTTAACAATCGAAGAAATGGAAAAAGATTACATCCGTGGGGATATACACCCATTAGATTTAAAAGACAATGtagcattatatattaacaaaatgcTACAACCCGTGAGAGATCATTTTCAAAACAATGCGGAAGCCAAAAAGCTTTTAagtgaaattaaaaaatataaagtaacaaaatga